The following are encoded together in the Ovis canadensis isolate MfBH-ARS-UI-01 breed Bighorn chromosome 2, ARS-UI_OviCan_v2, whole genome shotgun sequence genome:
- the DCAF17 gene encoding DDB1- and CUL4-associated factor 17 isoform X3 → MPKCSKSEKIEDALLWECPVGEMLPNPSDYKSSLIALTAHNWLLRISATTGKVLEKIYLASYCKFRYLSWDTPQEVIAVKSAQNKGSTLARQAGIQQPVLLYLAVFRVLPFSLIGILEINKEIFGNVTDATLSHGILIVMYSSGLVRLYSFQAITKQFMQQKLDLGCACRWGGTTGTVGEAPFGIPCNIKITDTPPLLFEVSSLENAFQIGGHPWHYIITPNKKKQKGVFHICALKDNSLAKNGIQEMECCSLESDWIYFHPDASGRIIHVGPNQVKVLKLSEVENNSAQHQISEDFVILANREKNKNENLPTVTASGRVVKRSFTILDDDPEQETFKIVDYEDELDLLSVVAVTQIDAEGKAHLDFHCNEYGTLLKSIPLMESWDVTYSHEVYFDRDLVLHIEQKPSRVFSCYVYQMVCDPGEEEETTDKRSKRDHNNFRF, encoded by the exons ATGCCAAAatgttccaaatcagaaaaaatAGAAGATGCTTTATTATGGGAATGCCCAGTG GGAGAAATGCTTCCCAATCCATCAGATTATAAGTCCTCACTCATAGCACTGACTGCTCATAATTGGCTACTTCGTATATCAGCAACTACGGGAAAAGTCCTTGAGAAAATATATCTTGCTTCATATTGCAAATTCAG atacttgAGCTGGGACACTCCGCAAGAAGTCATTGCTGTCAAGTCAGCTCAGAACAAAGGTTCAACATTGGCCCGGCAG GCAGGCATTCAACAGCCTGTTTTGCTGTACCTTGCAGTGTTCCGTGTGCTACCTTTTTCACTCATAGGGATTCTGGAGATCAACAAAGAG ATTTTCGGGAATGTCACAGATGCCACCTTGTCTCATGGAATACTGATTGTGATGTACAGCTCAGGACTGGTCAGACTTTATAGCTTCCAAGCCATCACCAAGCAG ttcatGCAACAGAAACTTGACTTAGGGTGTGCATGCAGATGGGGTGGGACTACTGGAACTGTAGGAGAGGCTCCCTTTGGCATTCCTTGTAATATTAAAATCACAG ATACACCGCCACTGCTCTTTGAGGTGTCCTCACTGGAGAATGCTTTTCAGATTGGAGGCCATCCTTGGCACTACATCATTACACCtaataagaagaaacagaaaggagttttccacatttgtgcCCTAAAGGACAATTCCTTG GCAAAAAATGGGATCCAAGAAATGGAATGTTGTTCTTTAGAATCTGATTGGATCTACTTCCACCCTGACGCTTCTGGCAGAATAATACATGTTGGCCCAAATCAGGTCAA AGTTTTAAAGCTAAGTGAAGTAGAAAATAATAGTGCCCAGCATCAGATCTCTGAAGATTTTGTCATTTTGGCCAACAGAGAGAAGAACAAA AATGAAAACCTACCCACTGTTACAGCTTCTGGACGGGTGGTAAAAAGAAGTTTCACCATTCTGGATGATGACCCAGAACAAGAG ACTTTCAAAATTGTCGACTATGAAGATGAGTTGGATTTGCTTTCTGTGGTAGCTGTTACTCAAATAGATGCTGAAGGAAAAGCTCACCTGGATTTCCACTGTAATGAATATGGAACTTTACTTAAAAGTATTCCACTCATGGAGTCATGGGATGTG ACGTACAGCCATGAAGTCTACTTTGACAGAGACTTGGTACTACACATAGAGCAGAAGCCCAGCAGGGTCTTCAGCTGCTATGTTTACCAGATGGTATGTGACCCTGGGGAAGAAGAGGAAACCACAGACAAAAGGAGTAAAAGAGATCAcaataattttagattttga
- the DCAF17 gene encoding DDB1- and CUL4-associated factor 17 isoform X2: MLYYGNAQWKWQPIQYSCLENPMERGACQATVCGVTKEGEMLPNPSDYKSSLIALTAHNWLLRISATTGKVLEKIYLASYCKFRYLSWDTPQEVIAVKSAQNKGSTLARQAGIQQPVLLYLAVFRVLPFSLIGILEINKEIFGNVTDATLSHGILIVMYSSGLVRLYSFQAITKQFMQQKLDLGCACRWGGTTGTVGEAPFGIPCNIKITDTPPLLFEVSSLENAFQIGGHPWHYIITPNKKKQKGVFHICALKDNSLAKNGIQEMECCSLESDWIYFHPDASGRIIHVGPNQVKVLKLSEVENNSAQHQISEDFVILANREKNKNENLPTVTASGRVVKRSFTILDDDPEQETFKIVDYEDELDLLSVVAVTQIDAEGKAHLDFHCNEYGTLLKSIPLMESWDVTYSHEVYFDRDLVLHIEQKPSRVFSCYVYQMVCDPGEEEETTDKRSKRDHNNFRF; the protein is encoded by the exons ATGCTTTATTATGGGAATGCCCAGTG gaaatggcaacccatccagtattcttgcctggaaaatcccatggaaagaggagcctgtcaggcaacggtctgtggggtcacaaaagag GGAGAAATGCTTCCCAATCCATCAGATTATAAGTCCTCACTCATAGCACTGACTGCTCATAATTGGCTACTTCGTATATCAGCAACTACGGGAAAAGTCCTTGAGAAAATATATCTTGCTTCATATTGCAAATTCAG atacttgAGCTGGGACACTCCGCAAGAAGTCATTGCTGTCAAGTCAGCTCAGAACAAAGGTTCAACATTGGCCCGGCAG GCAGGCATTCAACAGCCTGTTTTGCTGTACCTTGCAGTGTTCCGTGTGCTACCTTTTTCACTCATAGGGATTCTGGAGATCAACAAAGAG ATTTTCGGGAATGTCACAGATGCCACCTTGTCTCATGGAATACTGATTGTGATGTACAGCTCAGGACTGGTCAGACTTTATAGCTTCCAAGCCATCACCAAGCAG ttcatGCAACAGAAACTTGACTTAGGGTGTGCATGCAGATGGGGTGGGACTACTGGAACTGTAGGAGAGGCTCCCTTTGGCATTCCTTGTAATATTAAAATCACAG ATACACCGCCACTGCTCTTTGAGGTGTCCTCACTGGAGAATGCTTTTCAGATTGGAGGCCATCCTTGGCACTACATCATTACACCtaataagaagaaacagaaaggagttttccacatttgtgcCCTAAAGGACAATTCCTTG GCAAAAAATGGGATCCAAGAAATGGAATGTTGTTCTTTAGAATCTGATTGGATCTACTTCCACCCTGACGCTTCTGGCAGAATAATACATGTTGGCCCAAATCAGGTCAA AGTTTTAAAGCTAAGTGAAGTAGAAAATAATAGTGCCCAGCATCAGATCTCTGAAGATTTTGTCATTTTGGCCAACAGAGAGAAGAACAAA AATGAAAACCTACCCACTGTTACAGCTTCTGGACGGGTGGTAAAAAGAAGTTTCACCATTCTGGATGATGACCCAGAACAAGAG ACTTTCAAAATTGTCGACTATGAAGATGAGTTGGATTTGCTTTCTGTGGTAGCTGTTACTCAAATAGATGCTGAAGGAAAAGCTCACCTGGATTTCCACTGTAATGAATATGGAACTTTACTTAAAAGTATTCCACTCATGGAGTCATGGGATGTG ACGTACAGCCATGAAGTCTACTTTGACAGAGACTTGGTACTACACATAGAGCAGAAGCCCAGCAGGGTCTTCAGCTGCTATGTTTACCAGATGGTATGTGACCCTGGGGAAGAAGAGGAAACCACAGACAAAAGGAGTAAAAGAGATCAcaataattttagattttga